In the genome of Thermosphaera aggregans DSM 11486, one region contains:
- a CDS encoding LSM domain-containing protein, with protein sequence MSETAHKMLEENIGNIVLIKIKDDITLRGKLRSYDQHLNIVLDDVEEIGEGGSTRKLGTVVIRGDTVVFISPITEQ encoded by the coding sequence TTGAGCGAGACAGCGCATAAGATGTTGGAGGAGAACATTGGGAACATCGTCTTGATTAAAATAAAAGATGATATAACGCTCCGCGGAAAACTAAGGAGCTATGATCAACACTTAAACATAGTGTTAGACGATGTCGAGGAGATAGGGGAGGGCGGGAGCACCAGGAAGCTGGGCACGGTCGTGATAAGAGGAGACACCGTGGTCTTCATCTCCCCGATAACCGAGCAGTGA
- a CDS encoding ribosome biogenesis/translation initiation ATPase RLI — translation MTRLAVVDRDYCKPDKCTLECIRFCPVNRTKKVKAIDLSEDKTHSVIFEDKCIGCGICVKKCPFNAISIVNVPDELEKQLVHRYGENMFKLYGLPVPKTGGVLGIIGKNGAGKTTSIKILSGQLKPNLGDYSSDPEWDRVVKAFKGSELQTYFSRLANNELKSVVKPQYIEAARRVLKGNVGELLSKADERGLFKDVVERLNLKNLLDRSVSELSGGELQKFLVAAVLLKNADAYFFDEPCSYLDVRERVRVADAIREFTNPSKNYVVVVEHDLMILDYISDNIVVIYGEPGVYGIASKPYGVRAGINHYLNGYLPAENMRIRPEAVRFRIQVAEKRFEESEYPVIKWERMIHQYPSSGFKLVVEEGEAYPGEVLGILGPNGVGKSTFIKLLSGELKPVEGSVLISAEKVSVKPQELSPKIFPEETVSQALRNASTDALNPASWLYNELVRKLRLNRMLDRRIEELSGGELQKVAVAVSLAREADLYLLDEPSAYLDVEERIVVARVIRRIIEEKRKTAIVVEHDLMLQNYISDKIVVFTGKPSIEGYASRTLNIREGFNTLLMNLSITVRKDSETGRPRINKPGSVLDREQKARGEYYIPD, via the coding sequence TTGACAAGGCTCGCAGTGGTCGACAGGGATTACTGTAAGCCAGACAAGTGTACACTAGAGTGTATAAGGTTCTGCCCTGTCAACAGGACAAAGAAGGTTAAAGCAATAGATCTCAGCGAGGATAAGACCCACTCGGTCATATTCGAGGACAAGTGTATTGGATGCGGAATATGCGTTAAGAAATGCCCCTTCAACGCGATATCCATTGTCAACGTGCCTGATGAGCTGGAGAAGCAGCTCGTTCACAGGTACGGGGAGAATATGTTCAAGCTATACGGCCTGCCCGTGCCTAAAACAGGCGGCGTTCTAGGGATCATCGGCAAGAACGGCGCCGGGAAGACAACAAGCATTAAAATATTATCGGGGCAGTTGAAGCCGAACCTTGGAGACTACTCCAGCGACCCCGAGTGGGACAGGGTGGTGAAGGCTTTCAAGGGGAGTGAGTTGCAGACGTATTTCTCCCGGCTAGCCAACAACGAGTTGAAGAGCGTTGTGAAGCCCCAGTATATTGAAGCCGCTAGGCGCGTGTTGAAGGGAAACGTTGGAGAGCTCTTATCCAAGGCTGATGAAAGAGGCTTGTTTAAAGACGTAGTGGAGAGGTTGAACCTGAAAAACCTTCTCGACAGAAGCGTTTCAGAGCTGAGCGGAGGGGAGTTGCAGAAATTCCTGGTGGCAGCCGTCCTCTTGAAGAACGCTGACGCATACTTCTTCGATGAGCCGTGCAGCTACCTCGACGTTAGGGAGAGAGTGAGGGTTGCGGACGCTATCAGAGAGTTTACCAACCCGTCTAAGAACTACGTGGTGGTTGTCGAGCACGATCTGATGATCCTGGACTACATCAGCGATAACATAGTCGTAATTTACGGTGAGCCAGGTGTTTACGGCATAGCCTCGAAACCATACGGTGTAAGAGCAGGGATAAACCATTACTTGAACGGTTATCTGCCGGCAGAGAACATGAGGATTCGCCCAGAAGCAGTAAGGTTCAGGATACAGGTGGCTGAGAAGCGCTTCGAAGAGTCCGAGTACCCGGTGATTAAATGGGAGAGAATGATCCACCAATACCCTTCATCAGGCTTCAAGCTCGTGGTTGAAGAGGGAGAGGCGTATCCCGGGGAAGTCCTCGGGATTCTAGGACCTAACGGCGTCGGCAAGTCAACCTTTATCAAGCTGTTAAGCGGGGAGTTGAAACCTGTTGAAGGCTCCGTGCTAATATCCGCGGAGAAAGTCAGCGTTAAACCCCAGGAGCTATCCCCCAAGATCTTCCCGGAGGAAACGGTTTCACAAGCATTGAGAAACGCTTCAACCGATGCTCTCAACCCTGCCTCCTGGCTTTACAACGAGCTCGTGAGAAAGTTGCGGCTGAACAGGATGCTGGATAGGAGGATTGAAGAGCTCAGCGGGGGTGAGTTGCAGAAAGTAGCTGTGGCCGTTTCCCTGGCGAGAGAAGCTGATCTATACCTCTTAGACGAGCCCTCCGCGTACCTTGACGTCGAGGAGAGAATTGTCGTTGCAAGAGTTATCAGGAGGATTATAGAGGAGAAGAGGAAGACGGCTATAGTGGTTGAACACGACTTAATGCTTCAAAACTACATAAGCGATAAGATAGTAGTGTTCACCGGCAAACCCTCGATTGAGGGGTACGCTAGCAGGACATTGAACATAAGAGAAGGCTTTAACACTCTTTTAATGAATCTTTCAATAACCGTTAGAAAAGACAGCGAGACAGGGCGTCCACGTATAAACAAGCCCGGCTCAGTCCTTGACAGGGAGCAGAAGGCTCGGGGAGAATACTATATTCCAGACTGA
- a CDS encoding FKBP-type peptidyl-prolyl cis-trans isomerase — protein MVFNQGDFILVEYTVRVKETGTLLDTTDQELAKKENIYEADRLYGPTLVVLGRGWMNEVVEQELMKMEVNEEREVEVPPEKAFGERDSGKVKTFSLREFQRRGYSVNVGDVVEVGGVKGVVKSISGGRVVVDFNHPLAGRTLVYKVKVVGKLEEFKDRVKALASRHLNITGSDIDVAYDEAEKKLVVSIPGKYLSRRELNYSKISLATDIFDMFKDVVEKLVFQETLSKIQPQSS, from the coding sequence ATGGTGTTCAACCAGGGTGACTTCATACTTGTCGAATACACTGTTAGGGTTAAGGAAACCGGCACCCTCCTAGACACCACAGATCAGGAGTTGGCTAAGAAGGAGAATATTTACGAGGCTGACAGGCTCTACGGTCCAACACTCGTAGTGCTCGGCAGGGGGTGGATGAACGAGGTTGTTGAGCAGGAGTTAATGAAGATGGAGGTTAACGAGGAGAGGGAGGTTGAAGTACCTCCCGAGAAAGCCTTCGGTGAAAGAGACTCAGGGAAGGTTAAAACCTTCAGCCTGAGGGAGTTCCAGAGAAGAGGATACAGCGTTAACGTGGGAGACGTGGTTGAGGTTGGAGGGGTTAAAGGAGTCGTTAAAAGCATAAGCGGCGGCAGAGTAGTGGTGGATTTCAACCACCCGTTGGCCGGCAGAACCCTTGTCTACAAGGTCAAGGTCGTGGGGAAGCTTGAAGAGTTCAAGGACAGGGTTAAAGCCCTTGCTTCAAGACACCTCAACATCACAGGTAGCGACATCGATGTCGCCTACGACGAGGCTGAGAAGAAGCTTGTCGTGAGCATCCCCGGGAAATACTTGTCGAGGAGGGAGCTGAACTACTCCAAGATATCGTTGGCTACAGATATCTTCGACATGTTCAAGGATGTTGTCGAGAAACTAGTGTTCCAGGAGACCTTGTCCAAGATCCAGCCGCAGTCCAGCTAG
- the fbp gene encoding fructose-1,6-bisphosphate aldolase/phosphatase produces the protein MGDKITLSIIKADVGSIAGHHMPHPDQLAAATKILAEAKQKDIIIDFYVTHVGDDIQLIMTHRKGVDHPDIHGLAWEAFKSATKVAKELKLYAAGQDLLSEAFSGNVRGMGPGVAELEMEEREAEPVITFHADKTEPGAFNMPIYRIFADPFNTAGLVIDPKMHDGFIFEVYDVFEGRSVLMKTPEESYDVLALIGTPGRYIVRRVYRKSDNLLAAVVSVERLNLTAGRYVGKDDPVAIVRAQHGLPAVGEVLEPFSFPHLVAGWMRGSHHGPLMPVPMRYAKVTRFDGPPRIIALGWNISKGRLIGPVDLFDDVAFDETRRLAEMIAEYMRRHGPFMPHRLGPEEMEYTTLPSVLEKLKDRFVKTEEVKVVKKHSDLLSH, from the coding sequence ATGGGTGATAAGATCACTTTATCCATTATAAAAGCTGATGTTGGAAGTATTGCCGGCCACCACATGCCTCATCCAGACCAGTTGGCCGCTGCCACCAAGATTCTAGCAGAGGCTAAGCAGAAAGATATCATAATAGACTTCTACGTAACCCACGTAGGCGATGATATCCAGCTGATAATGACCCATAGAAAGGGTGTTGACCACCCGGATATTCACGGCTTAGCATGGGAGGCTTTCAAATCAGCCACGAAGGTTGCAAAAGAGTTGAAGCTTTACGCCGCCGGGCAGGACCTGTTGAGCGAGGCCTTTTCCGGCAACGTGAGAGGGATGGGCCCCGGCGTGGCCGAGCTGGAGATGGAGGAGAGGGAGGCCGAGCCCGTTATCACGTTCCACGCTGATAAAACGGAGCCGGGAGCCTTCAACATGCCTATTTACAGGATTTTCGCAGACCCGTTCAACACTGCTGGATTGGTCATAGATCCCAAGATGCATGACGGTTTCATATTCGAAGTATACGATGTTTTCGAGGGCAGGAGTGTTTTAATGAAAACCCCTGAGGAATCATACGACGTCCTAGCCCTGATAGGGACGCCTGGAAGATATATTGTGAGAAGGGTTTACAGGAAGTCGGACAATCTGCTCGCAGCCGTGGTGAGCGTTGAGAGACTCAACCTGACAGCTGGGAGATATGTCGGGAAGGACGACCCCGTTGCCATTGTGAGAGCCCAGCACGGGCTCCCTGCCGTGGGAGAGGTATTGGAGCCCTTCAGCTTCCCACACCTGGTGGCTGGGTGGATGAGAGGGTCGCATCACGGCCCGCTAATGCCTGTCCCAATGAGGTATGCAAAAGTCACAAGGTTCGATGGTCCTCCAAGGATAATCGCCCTCGGGTGGAATATTTCGAAAGGCAGGCTGATAGGCCCCGTCGACCTGTTCGACGACGTAGCCTTCGACGAGACGAGGAGGCTTGCCGAGATGATCGCTGAGTACATGAGGAGGCACGGCCCATTCATGCCTCACAGGCTTGGGCCCGAGGAGATGGAGTACACCACGCTGCCTTCAGTGCTGGAGAAGTTGAAGGACAGGTTCGTGAAAACCGAGGAGGTAAAGGTGGTTAAGAAGCACAGCGACCTGCTCTCACACTAG
- a CDS encoding YHS domain-containing protein — translation MVKRLNPKQIDPVCGMSVDPEKARFKTVYKGKIYYFCSKRCLEEFEKNPEHYLTHGPSGMPH, via the coding sequence ATGGTGAAACGTTTGAACCCTAAGCAGATTGACCCCGTGTGTGGAATGAGCGTTGACCCCGAGAAGGCGCGGTTCAAGACAGTCTACAAGGGGAAAATATACTACTTCTGCAGCAAGAGATGCCTCGAGGAGTTCGAGAAGAATCCTGAGCACTATCTCACTCACGGACCAAGCGGCATGCCGCATTAA
- the tpiA gene encoding triose-phosphate isomerase: MKPIIAVNYKAYYPYSFGENALRIARDAKRVWEETGVEVILAPPFTEIYRVLKEVEGSGVKVFAQHADPVEPGAVTGYIPVEGLKEAGVHGVILNHSEHRLKIADINALIIKARRLGLKTLACADVPETGAAIALLKPDMIAVEPPELIGTGVSVSKAKPEVITNSVSMIRSVNKEALILTGAGITTGEDVYQAVKLGTIGVLVASGIVKAKDPYSVMKDMALNALKAVS, from the coding sequence TTGAAGCCCATAATAGCTGTAAACTACAAGGCGTACTACCCCTACAGCTTCGGCGAGAACGCTCTCAGGATAGCTAGGGATGCTAAAAGGGTTTGGGAAGAGACCGGTGTGGAAGTGATCCTGGCGCCCCCGTTCACCGAGATATACAGGGTGTTGAAGGAGGTTGAAGGGTCGGGGGTTAAAGTATTCGCGCAGCACGCAGACCCTGTTGAGCCTGGGGCTGTCACAGGGTATATACCTGTTGAAGGGTTGAAGGAGGCCGGGGTTCACGGAGTGATATTAAACCACAGCGAGCACAGGCTGAAAATCGCTGACATAAACGCGTTGATAATCAAGGCCAGGAGGCTCGGCTTGAAAACACTTGCCTGCGCAGACGTGCCGGAGACCGGTGCCGCGATAGCTTTGTTGAAACCCGACATGATAGCTGTCGAACCGCCCGAGCTCATAGGAACCGGGGTAAGCGTCAGCAAGGCCAAGCCCGAGGTGATAACAAACAGCGTATCCATGATCAGGAGCGTTAACAAGGAAGCGTTAATCCTGACTGGAGCGGGCATAACCACTGGCGAGGACGTGTACCAGGCCGTAAAGCTCGGCACGATCGGGGTCCTCGTGGCATCGGGCATTGTGAAGGCTAAAGACCCCTACAGCGTTATGAAGGATATGGCGTTAAACGCGTTGAAAGCTGTTTCCTAG
- a CDS encoding 50S ribosomal protein L37e, with translation MTKGTSSMGRRSRGKTHIRCRRCGRHSFNVSKGYCAACGYGRSRRIRRYAWANKKVNRVRIV, from the coding sequence GTGACCAAGGGAACGAGCAGCATGGGTAGGAGGAGCCGCGGCAAGACGCACATAAGGTGTAGAAGGTGCGGCAGACACAGCTTCAACGTCTCCAAGGGATACTGCGCAGCATGCGGGTATGGGCGGAGCAGGAGGATTAGAAGGTACGCGTGGGCTAATAAAAAGGTTAACAGGGTTAGGATTGTATAG
- a CDS encoding 30S ribosomal protein S17e: MGKIRIRVVKRTARELLEKYPGLFTRDFNQNKLLVSRLVETQSKKVRNLIAGYVTHLVAIREKKAKA; the protein is encoded by the coding sequence ATGGGGAAGATAAGGATTCGCGTCGTTAAGAGAACCGCCAGGGAGTTGCTTGAGAAGTATCCGGGACTGTTCACAAGGGATTTCAACCAGAACAAGCTCCTGGTCTCCAGGCTGGTGGAGACCCAGTCGAAGAAGGTTAGGAACCTGATAGCAGGCTACGTGACCCACTTGGTCGCTATTAGGGAGAAGAAGGCGAAGGCTTGA
- a CDS encoding heavy metal translocating P-type ATPase, whose amino-acid sequence MRKARFKIIGIDCPSCVYAIERRLRSLGCISGFKVEVSTGEAEVEYDEEKCFLKNIYEAVRDAGYDVYKEKVYFDLKGFSGEEAASVESKIRGLHGVFDIRISPTGVATVIFNPLETTLDDVSKKLAAYGAKPLSATAEKSASLGEKTLLYRRMASFTIGLLAVTLSMYSMLAGGVHDHGIISEPLLLALAGTAILLNYDIVARGLKSLLMMIPVMDSLIAVSVISTFTAGVASTIGLMRLHGGLHASSFFEASAGVIGFVGLGKYLEERLRRRTFKSLEDLASLLRGNAKVVVGDSVVEKPVSQLIPGEIVEVRAGEIIPVDGVVVEGSGYVDESSFTGEPVPRAKKADNRDPVLAGSVLNTGYLRIRATRVGGDLLIAQVIETVREAESVKPRLARIADRIVGYFTWIVLGLAIATFSYWSLIAGNPQMAVVFMAAVLTVACPCALGIATPLVVSIAVLKASKKGVLIRAGDVFEKIIGSDTIILDKTGTITVGKPVVVATHLLNNAGKEHVLRMACSVESRSEHPLSRAIVEKCVSEDVKFPEPEEYVSIPGEGVYGLVEGVSVAVGNVELGERLGASISENALRLVEEAGRRGNTPVIVFINNEAKTVLEIGDVLKEEASSVVRALKDYGFKIGLASGDVEASVKYYKDTLGLDFAYWGLKPRDKADLVREMQKNGSRVVFVGDGLNDAPALAVADVGVAMGSGADVSKEAGDIVVLNNSLKTLPFLLDFSRLVRKKIIQNIAWAFAYNIVLIPIAMGVLYWSHRLFITPELAATAMIMSDISVLANALSILRS is encoded by the coding sequence TTGAGAAAGGCAAGGTTTAAGATTATAGGGATAGATTGCCCGAGCTGCGTGTATGCTATTGAGAGAAGGCTGAGAAGTCTCGGCTGCATCAGCGGTTTCAAGGTTGAAGTATCCACCGGCGAGGCGGAGGTTGAGTATGATGAGGAGAAATGTTTTCTCAAAAACATTTACGAAGCGGTGAGAGATGCGGGGTATGATGTCTACAAGGAGAAGGTGTATTTCGACCTAAAAGGCTTCAGCGGTGAGGAAGCAGCATCCGTGGAATCCAAAATAAGGGGTTTGCACGGAGTATTCGATATTAGAATATCCCCAACCGGGGTTGCAACTGTCATCTTCAACCCCCTGGAAACAACCCTCGATGATGTTTCGAAAAAGCTGGCGGCTTACGGGGCTAAACCATTATCCGCTACCGCGGAGAAATCCGCGAGCCTCGGCGAGAAAACACTACTATACAGGAGGATGGCATCATTCACCATCGGCTTACTGGCCGTCACCCTCTCAATGTATTCAATGCTGGCGGGGGGTGTTCACGACCACGGCATTATCAGTGAACCACTCCTCCTCGCCCTAGCAGGCACGGCAATCCTCCTCAACTACGACATAGTGGCGAGAGGTTTGAAGTCGCTGTTAATGATGATCCCGGTAATGGATTCCTTGATCGCTGTCTCGGTAATCTCAACGTTCACGGCCGGGGTGGCATCCACTATAGGCTTGATGCGCCTGCACGGGGGTTTACATGCGTCATCATTCTTTGAAGCATCAGCCGGGGTTATAGGGTTCGTCGGCCTTGGAAAATACCTGGAGGAAAGGCTCCGGCGGAGGACTTTTAAATCACTCGAGGATCTTGCCTCTTTACTGCGAGGCAATGCCAAGGTGGTGGTCGGAGACTCGGTTGTAGAAAAGCCTGTTTCCCAGTTAATACCGGGTGAAATAGTCGAGGTCAGAGCTGGAGAGATCATCCCTGTCGACGGAGTGGTTGTAGAGGGCTCTGGATACGTGGATGAGTCAAGCTTCACGGGCGAACCAGTCCCCCGCGCTAAAAAAGCCGACAACAGGGACCCGGTTCTCGCGGGGAGTGTTTTAAACACGGGTTACTTAAGAATTAGGGCGACCAGGGTTGGCGGAGACCTTCTCATAGCTCAAGTCATTGAAACAGTGAGGGAGGCCGAGTCCGTTAAGCCGAGGCTGGCGAGGATTGCCGATAGAATAGTGGGCTATTTCACATGGATCGTCCTAGGGCTCGCGATAGCAACGTTCTCCTACTGGAGTCTCATAGCAGGCAATCCCCAGATGGCGGTTGTGTTCATGGCTGCGGTTTTAACCGTGGCATGCCCGTGCGCGCTCGGGATTGCAACACCCCTCGTAGTCTCAATCGCTGTCTTGAAGGCTTCTAAAAAAGGTGTTTTAATCAGGGCTGGAGACGTTTTCGAGAAAATCATAGGGTCAGACACTATCATACTAGACAAGACGGGCACTATAACTGTTGGAAAACCAGTAGTGGTTGCAACACACCTGCTCAACAATGCCGGTAAAGAGCATGTTTTAAGAATGGCTTGCTCTGTCGAATCGCGAAGCGAACACCCCCTCTCCCGCGCAATAGTCGAAAAATGTGTCAGCGAGGACGTGAAGTTCCCCGAGCCCGAAGAGTATGTTAGCATTCCGGGCGAAGGAGTATACGGCCTTGTAGAAGGCGTTAGCGTGGCCGTGGGCAATGTAGAGTTGGGGGAGAGGCTTGGGGCTTCAATAAGCGAGAATGCCCTAAGGCTTGTTGAAGAAGCAGGGAGGAGAGGGAACACTCCAGTTATTGTTTTCATAAATAACGAGGCGAAGACTGTCCTGGAAATCGGGGATGTTTTAAAAGAAGAAGCATCGAGCGTTGTGCGCGCGTTAAAGGATTACGGCTTTAAGATCGGCTTAGCCAGCGGAGACGTTGAGGCCAGTGTGAAATATTACAAGGATACGCTGGGGTTGGATTTTGCTTACTGGGGTCTCAAACCTAGGGATAAGGCCGACCTGGTGAGGGAGATGCAGAAGAATGGTTCAAGAGTGGTTTTCGTGGGAGACGGTTTAAACGATGCCCCAGCCCTCGCGGTGGCTGATGTCGGCGTTGCAATGGGCAGTGGGGCGGATGTTTCCAAGGAAGCTGGGGACATAGTGGTTTTAAACAATAGCTTGAAAACTCTCCCGTTCCTGCTTGATTTCAGCAGGCTGGTGAGGAAGAAGATTATTCAAAACATTGCCTGGGCTTTCGCATACAACATAGTGCTAATACCTATAGCCATGGGGGTACTGTACTGGAGCCATCGGCTTTTCATAACACCTGAGCTGGCGGCCACCGCGATGATCATGAGCGATATAAGCGTCCTGGCGAACGCCCTCTCGATCCTGAGATCGTAG
- a CDS encoding DNA-directed RNA polymerase subunit M, translated as MVKFCPRCGGPMMPVRKEGEVFFKCSKCGYEVKATKKDLEKYGMKYQVESSKRVATARATESKASGLTPEEREMLQEYYEIFLEEFAAEEGESGESD; from the coding sequence GTGGTAAAATTCTGCCCCAGATGCGGCGGCCCCATGATGCCTGTTAGAAAAGAAGGCGAAGTCTTCTTCAAATGCAGCAAGTGCGGCTACGAGGTCAAGGCTACTAAGAAAGACCTTGAAAAGTATGGGATGAAATACCAGGTTGAATCAAGCAAGAGAGTTGCCACTGCTAGAGCGACCGAGAGCAAGGCCTCCGGGCTCACTCCTGAGGAAAGAGAGATGCTTCAAGAATACTACGAGATATTCCTCGAGGAGTTTGCCGCTGAAGAAGGCGAGAGCGGGGAGAGTGATTAA
- the dnaG gene encoding DNA primase DnaG, with protein MSKYLIRAKIEIDGVVEKHDIVGAIFGQTEGLLGDQFDLRQLQDKGRIGRIQVNTKIQGSKTIGEILIPSNLDRVETALLAALIESVDKVGPYDASLKVVDIVDLRLEKIKKIMERAEEILRKWSKEKAPDVREIIKNIQEMLKAPEPISYGPDELPAGPDVEKADTIILVEGRADVINLLRYGINNVVAIGGARKVPETVKKLAETKKIMLFVDGDHGGDLILKEVLRNLKVDFVARAPAGREVEELTGREIEEALSKATSVFDYLNNLVKQGSKEAQHLLQIQQKLHKLPVEAKPAEVKEEAPQPPPQPVEKEETLVIPGKLAEDAKALIGTLEAILYDQNWNTLKKIPVRDLVNELASVQPGSVHGILLDGILTQRLINTAAEKNVKILVGARLGKVEEKPRDIVLLTFNELS; from the coding sequence ATGAGCAAGTACTTGATAAGAGCTAAGATAGAGATCGACGGAGTTGTCGAGAAACACGACATTGTGGGCGCAATATTCGGCCAGACCGAGGGATTGCTCGGCGACCAGTTCGACCTGCGCCAGCTCCAGGACAAGGGCAGAATAGGCAGGATACAGGTTAACACCAAGATCCAGGGGAGCAAGACAATAGGCGAGATCCTAATACCCAGCAACCTTGACAGGGTTGAAACAGCCCTTCTAGCCGCCCTCATCGAGAGCGTTGACAAGGTCGGCCCCTACGATGCCAGTTTGAAAGTGGTCGACATAGTCGACCTGAGGCTGGAGAAGATCAAGAAGATAATGGAGAGGGCTGAGGAAATACTTAGGAAATGGAGCAAGGAGAAGGCTCCCGATGTCAGGGAGATTATCAAGAATATTCAGGAAATGCTTAAAGCCCCCGAGCCCATCAGCTACGGCCCCGACGAGCTGCCCGCAGGGCCTGATGTTGAGAAGGCTGACACTATCATACTGGTTGAGGGAAGAGCCGACGTAATAAACCTTCTAAGATACGGGATAAACAACGTTGTCGCCATAGGCGGGGCGAGAAAGGTCCCCGAAACCGTTAAGAAGCTGGCTGAGACGAAGAAGATCATGTTATTCGTTGATGGAGACCACGGCGGGGACCTCATTCTCAAGGAGGTTTTAAGAAACCTCAAGGTAGACTTCGTGGCAAGAGCGCCGGCGGGTAGGGAGGTTGAAGAGTTAACCGGGAGGGAGATCGAGGAGGCTCTCTCCAAGGCCACAAGCGTGTTCGACTACTTGAACAACCTGGTGAAGCAGGGAAGTAAGGAGGCGCAACACCTCCTGCAGATACAGCAGAAATTGCACAAGCTACCCGTTGAAGCTAAACCAGCCGAGGTGAAGGAGGAGGCGCCGCAACCGCCTCCACAGCCTGTTGAGAAGGAGGAAACCCTGGTGATCCCGGGTAAGCTCGCCGAGGACGCTAAGGCTTTAATTGGGACTCTTGAAGCAATCCTGTACGATCAGAACTGGAATACCTTGAAGAAAATCCCTGTGAGAGACCTTGTCAACGAGCTGGCCAGTGTACAGCCCGGTAGCGTTCACGGAATACTATTAGACGGTATCCTAACCCAGAGGCTGATAAACACCGCGGCCGAGAAGAACGTTAAAATCCTCGTTGGCGCAAGGCTGGGGAAGGTTGAGGAGAAGCCTAGGGACATAGTTCTTTTAACGTTCAACGAGCTTTCCTAA
- a CDS encoding DUF1947 domain-containing protein, protein MVKRHPLSKKERKRLAEELSYISDLKIEDERLVEYYQDDNGEKILVNGEAWFVKLGDKWIPHLRFVLKNLQALRLPKVYVDKGAMEALLRGADLMAPGVKSIEGVFKEGDIVVICELESRKPFAVGRALASSDPIVKGELRRGKVVENLHYFNDEIWRHGP, encoded by the coding sequence ATGGTTAAGAGGCATCCTCTATCGAAGAAGGAGCGGAAAAGGCTTGCCGAGGAGCTCTCCTATATCAGTGACTTGAAGATCGAGGATGAGAGGTTGGTGGAGTATTACCAGGACGATAACGGTGAGAAAATACTTGTAAACGGTGAAGCATGGTTCGTCAAGCTGGGGGATAAGTGGATTCCTCACCTGAGATTCGTTCTGAAAAACCTTCAGGCGCTCAGGCTTCCAAAGGTTTACGTGGATAAAGGGGCTATGGAGGCCTTGCTCAGGGGTGCAGACCTCATGGCCCCCGGGGTCAAGAGTATTGAAGGCGTCTTCAAGGAGGGCGATATCGTGGTGATCTGTGAGCTCGAGTCCCGGAAGCCCTTCGCGGTTGGCAGAGCCCTTGCTTCTTCAGACCCTATCGTCAAGGGCGAGCTTAGAAGAGGAAAGGTGGTTGAGAACTTGCATTACTTCAACGATGAGATATGGAGACATGGTCCCTGA